One window of the Candidatus Dependentiae bacterium genome contains the following:
- a CDS encoding NTP transferase domain-containing protein, whose protein sequence is MKKYIYLNLLLLSQFTRPTINNTQAIVLAGGEGSRFKTGITKQIAPICGQPMIAYPLRVLEQLNIPTIVVIGHQRELVKQAITSVGIQNITYVIQEQQKGTGHALQCTQHTWNSQNILVMNGDMPLITPDIIAQLIEKHMDTNAVISFLIAANTDKSLALGRIIQHENEIAIVEAKHFTGNIDKYPYVNAGLYIIQRDFLENFLSTIQQNEQTSEFYITDLVHIASNNKLPVTTLEVPFDPVRGVNTLKELVIAEQIKQQEIIEHWMIRGVRFYLPDTIRVDVNVTIGAGTEIGAGAHILGNTTIGKYCKIAPYSIVKNETISDNTTYQQ, encoded by the coding sequence ATGAAAAAATATATCTATCTCAACTTATTATTACTTTCACAATTTACTCGGCCTACGATAAACAATACCCAAGCCATCGTACTTGCAGGTGGTGAAGGGTCACGTTTTAAAACAGGTATTACCAAACAAATTGCACCAATTTGCGGGCAACCAATGATTGCTTACCCATTACGCGTACTTGAACAATTAAATATTCCAACTATTGTAGTGATTGGCCATCAACGAGAGCTAGTTAAACAGGCAATTACATCAGTCGGCATACAAAATATTACCTACGTTATACAAGAACAACAAAAAGGAACCGGACATGCTTTACAGTGCACGCAACACACCTGGAATTCACAAAACATTCTCGTAATGAATGGCGATATGCCTCTTATTACACCTGATATTATTGCGCAATTAATAGAAAAACATATGGACACCAATGCAGTAATCAGTTTCCTTATTGCAGCAAATACTGATAAATCGCTTGCACTTGGCCGTATTATACAACATGAAAATGAAATTGCTATTGTAGAAGCAAAACATTTTACCGGTAATATTGATAAATATCCCTATGTAAATGCTGGTTTATACATCATTCAACGAGATTTTTTAGAAAACTTTTTAAGTACTATTCAACAAAATGAACAAACTTCTGAATTTTATATTACAGACCTTGTACATATTGCAAGTAATAACAAATTACCAGTTACTACTTTAGAAGTACCCTTTGATCCTGTACGTGGCGTTAATACTCTCAAAGAACTTGTTATCGCTGAACAAATAAAACAACAAGAAATTATCGAACACTGGATGATACGCGGTGTACGGTTCTATTTGCCTGACACCATACGCGTTGATGTTAATGTAACCATTGGGGCCGGAACAGAAATTGGTGCAGGCGCACACATACTAGGCAATACAACAATTGGAAAATATTGTAAAATTGCCCCTTACAGCATAGTAAAAAATGAAACCATATCAGATAATACAACCTACCAACAATAA
- a CDS encoding aldehyde dehydrogenase, translated as MKYDIKELIENQHTFFATNITKCVCERIKQLTNLKNTLIKYESRILEALYADLHKAPFDAYSSEFYVVLKEINYVLKNIHCWAKPHKVTTPLLYKPARSYIVPEPYGVILIISPWNYPFQLTFLPLIGAIAAGNCIVIKPSEHAPHTTRIMNTIISKLFDPAYVSIVQGGIDVGQELLEQKFDYIFFTGSTRVGQFVMQAAAKHLTPLTLELGGKSPCIVHSDAHIPQTAQRLAWGKFLNAGQNCVAPDYALVHISQKYALIDHIKKTITQFFGDNPQTSSDYARIIDERHFDRLVPLLTQGSILTGGQYDRKDLYIEPTLLDNVDLTGSLMQEEIFGPLLPIITYEHIDEAISFINNKSKPIALYIFSRNKKIHNKIIQSTSSGNVGINDTILQAASSYLPFGGTGLSGFGRYHGKASFDIFSNQKSIFKKSLWFDNNLRYPPYGKLQKFIHNITRWKER; from the coding sequence ATGAAGTATGATATTAAGGAACTCATAGAAAACCAACATACTTTTTTTGCAACTAATATCACCAAATGTGTATGTGAGCGAATCAAACAACTGACAAATCTTAAGAATACTTTGATTAAATATGAATCACGTATACTTGAAGCGCTATATGCTGATTTGCATAAAGCACCATTTGATGCATATAGTAGTGAATTTTATGTGGTTCTCAAAGAAATTAATTATGTACTCAAAAATATTCATTGTTGGGCAAAGCCACACAAAGTTACAACACCCTTGCTCTACAAACCTGCCCGTAGTTATATTGTTCCAGAACCTTACGGCGTTATCTTAATCATTTCTCCATGGAACTATCCGTTTCAATTAACGTTTTTACCACTTATTGGCGCAATTGCAGCAGGTAATTGTATTGTGATTAAACCATCCGAACATGCGCCACACACAACACGCATAATGAATACTATCATCAGTAAGTTATTTGATCCTGCGTATGTGAGCATTGTACAAGGCGGCATAGATGTGGGACAGGAATTACTTGAACAAAAGTTTGATTACATTTTTTTTACTGGAAGTACTCGTGTGGGACAATTTGTTATGCAAGCAGCGGCAAAACACCTAACACCACTCACCTTAGAACTTGGTGGCAAAAGTCCATGCATAGTGCATAGTGATGCACACATACCACAGACCGCCCAACGCCTAGCATGGGGAAAATTTTTAAATGCGGGGCAAAATTGTGTTGCACCTGATTATGCATTGGTTCATATCTCACAAAAATATGCTCTTATTGATCACATCAAGAAAACAATTACACAATTTTTTGGTGATAATCCGCAAACAAGTTCTGATTATGCTCGCATTATAGATGAACGACATTTTGATCGTCTTGTACCATTACTCACACAAGGGAGTATACTGACGGGTGGGCAATATGATCGCAAAGATTTATATATAGAACCCACACTTTTGGATAATGTTGATTTAACAGGTTCGCTCATGCAAGAAGAAATATTTGGACCACTTTTACCCATCATTACCTATGAACATATTGATGAAGCAATCAGCTTTATCAATAACAAATCAAAACCAATAGCTTTGTATATATTTTCCCGCAATAAAAAAATACACAACAAAATTATACAATCAACCTCATCCGGTAATGTTGGTATTAATGACACAATTTTGCAAGCTGCTTCAAGCTACTTACCTTTTGGCGGTACTGGTTTAAGTGGGTTTGGCCGATACCATGGCAAAGCAAGCTTTGATATTTTCTCCAATCAAAAATCAATATTCAAGAAATCATTATGGTTTGATAATAATTTACGGTATCCACCGTATGGTAAACTACAAAAATTTATTCATAACATCACACGCTGGAAAGAAAGATAG